The Vidua chalybeata isolate OUT-0048 chromosome 24, bVidCha1 merged haplotype, whole genome shotgun sequence genome includes a window with the following:
- the CDK18 gene encoding cyclin-dependent kinase 18, producing the protein MNKMKNFKRRFSLSVPRTETIEESLTEFTEQFNNQRNEDLAQGHLQLAQLGREVAADGSPASPPEGQGRSPVAAVRYRNHGQRRFSMEDVSKRLSLPMDIRLPPEFLQKLQMESLELPKPLSRMSRRASLSDIGFGKLETYVKLDKLGEGTYATVFKGRSKLTENLVALKEIRLEHEEGAPCTAIREVSLLKNLKHANIVTLHDIIHTERSLTLVFEYLDNDLKQYLENCGNLMSVHNVKIFMFQLLRGLAYCHGRKILHRDLKPQNLLINERGELKLADFGLARAKSVPTKTYSNEVVTLWYRPPDVLLGSTEYSTPIDMWGVGCIHYEMVTGRPMFPGSTVKEELHLIFRLLGTPTEDTWPGITSNEEFKAYNFTQYRAQPLINHAPRLDLEGIDLLTNLLLYRAKGRISAEAALQHPYFKSLGERVHLLPDNASIFSLKEIQLQKDPGHRGSAFQHSARGKNRRQSIF; encoded by the exons ACCTGGCTCAGGGAcacctgcagctggcacagctgggcagggaggtggcagctgaCGGCAGCCCCGCGTCCCCGCCGGAGGGGCAGGGCCGGTCCCCGGTGGCCGCCGTGCGCTACCGCAACCACGGCCAGCGCCGCTTCTCCATGGAG gaCGTCAGCAAGCGCCTCTCGCTGCCCATGGACATCCGGCTGCCCCCCGAGTtcctgcagaagctgcagatgGAGAGCCTGGAGCTCCCCAAGCCCCTGAGCAGGATGTCCCGGCGGGCTTCCCTC TCAGATATCGGCTTTGGGAAGCTGGAAACCTACGTTAAACTGGACAAACTGGGAGAG ggCACCTACGCCACGGTGTTCAAGGGCCGCAGCAAACTGACGGAAAACCTGGTGGCGCTGAAGGAAATCCGCCTGGAGCACGAGGAGGGGGCTCCCTGCACGGCCATCCGGGAAG tgtcGCTGCTGAAGAACCTCAAACACGCCAACATCGTCACCCTGCACGACATCATCCACACCGAGCGCTCCCTCACCCTCGTCTTCGAGTACCtg GACAACGACCTCAAGCAGTACCTGGAGAACTGCGGGAACCTGATGAGTGTGCACAATGTGAAG atCTTCATGTTCCAGCTGCTCCGTGGCCTGGCTTATTGCCACGGCAGGAAAATCCTGCACCGAGACCTCAAACCCCAGAACCTGCTCATCAACGAGCGAGGGGAGCTCAAGCTGGCTGATTTTG GATTAGCCAGGGCCAAGTCGGTCCCCACAAAAACCTATTCCAACGAGGTGGTGACGCTCTGGTACCGGCCCCCCGACGTCCTGCTGGGATCCACCGAGTATTCCACGCCCATCGACATGTG GGGGGTCGGGTGCATCCACTACGAGATGGTGACGGGCCGGCCGATGTTCCCCGGCTCCACGGTGAAGGAGGAGCTGCACCTCATCTTCCGCCTGCTGG GAACCCCCACAGAGGACACCTGGCCTGGGATAACGTCCAACGAGGAGTTCAAGGCTTACAACTTCACCCAGTACCGAGCCCAGCCACTGATAAATCACGCCCCAAG GCTGGACTTGGAAGGCATCGACCTGCTGACAAATCTCCTCCTG TACAGAGCCAAGGGCCGGATCTCAGCcgaggcagccctgcagcacccctACTTCAAGAGCCTGGGAGAGCGGGTGCACCTCCTGCCTGACA ATGCCTCCATCTTCTCCCTGAAGGAGATCCAGCTCCAGAAGGACCCCGGCCACCGAGGCTCAGCCTTCCAGCACTCAG cccgCGGCAAGAACAGGAGGCAGAGCATATTTTAA